From the genome of Chanos chanos chromosome 5, fChaCha1.1, whole genome shotgun sequence, one region includes:
- the ivns1abpb gene encoding influenza virus NS1A-binding protein homolog B: MIPNGYLIFEDESFLDSTVAKMNALRKSGQFCDVRLQVCGHELMAHRAVLACCSPYLFEIFNGDSEPQGGVSLVKFDDLNPEAVEILLNYAYTAQLKADKELVRDVYSAAKKLKMERVKQICGDYLLSKMDCQSAIPYRNFASSMGDGRLLGKIDGYIQEHFSEISQEEDFLKLPRLKLEVMLEDNLNLPSNGKLYSKVINWVQRSLWENGEPLERLMEEVQTLYYSADHKLHDGSLLEGQTEVCGSEDDSIQFVQKKPPRESVQRQMSTGGLSPGSAGQLSKHEWKYIASEKTTNNTYLCLAVLKGILCVIVLHGRSSPQSSPSATPCLMKSLSFEGQPEEPEEKLLTPMHYARSGLGTAHLDGKLIAAGGYNREECLRTVECYDPKKDCWTFIAPMRTPRARFQMAVLMGQLYVMGGSNGHSDELSCGETYNPHADEWTQVPELRTNRCNAGVCALNNKLFVVGGSDPCGQKGLKNCDSFDPVSKTWTNCAPLNIRRHQAAVCELDGFVYVIGGAESWNCLNSVERYNPDNNTWTLVAPMNVARRGAGVAVHKGKLFVVGGFDGSHALCCVECYDPAKNEWKMLGNMTSARSNAGVAVLGDVVCSIGGFDGNEFLSTMEVYDADANEWSPCVGAFSQD; the protein is encoded by the exons ATGATTCCCAAcggatatttgatatttgaggaCGAGAGTTTCCTTGACTCAACCGTGGCAAAAATGAACGCTCTGCGTAAAAGCGGCCAGTTCTGTGACGTCAGACTACAG GTCTGTGGTCATGAACTGATGGCCCACAGGGCTGTGCTGGCCTGCTGTAGTCCATACCTGTTTGAGATCTTTAACGGGGACTCTGAGCCACAAGGTGGAGTGTCTCTTGTCAAGTTTGATGACTTGAACCCAGAAGCTGTGGAGATCTTGCTCAATTACGCCTACACTGCCCA ACTAAAGGCAGACAAAGAACTGGTCAGGGATGTGTACTCTGCAGCCAAAAAGCTAAAGATGGAAAGGGTTAAACAG ATCTGTGGAGACTACCTGTTGTCAAAGATGGACTGCCAAAGTGCCATCCCCTACCGCAACTTTGCTAGCAGCATGGGTGACGGCCGCCTTCTGGGGAAGATAGACGGCTACATTCAGGAACACTTCTCTGAGATCTCACAAGAGGAAGATTTCCTCAAACTGCCCCGACTTAAG TTGGAAGTGATGCTAGAAGACAACTTGAATTTGCCAAGTAATGGCAAACTGTACTCAAAAGTCATCAACTGGGTACAGCGAAGTCTCTGGGAAAATGGGGAGCCTCTGGAAAGGTTGATGGAAGAG GTGCAAACGCTGTACTACTCAGCAGATCACAAACTGCATGATGGGAGCCTGCTCGAAGGGCAGACAGAGGTCTGTGGCAGTGAGGATGACAGCATCCAGTTTGTGCAG AAGAAACCCCCTCGTGAGAGTGTGCAGCGACAGATGAGCACAGGCGGCCTGTCTCCTGGCTCAGCAGGGCAGCTCAGCAAGCATGAGTGGAAATACATAGCCTCTGAGAAGACCACCA ACAACACATACCTGTGTCTGGCCGTGCTGAAAGGCATCTTGTGTGTGATCGTCCTGCACGGGCGGAGCAGTCCGCAGAGCTCCCCCTCGGCGACCCCCTGCCTTATGAAGAGCCTGAGTTTTGAGGGCCAGCCTGAGGAGCCAGAGGAGAAGCTGCTGACACCCATGCACTACGCCCGCTCTGGCCTGGGCACCGCTCATCTGGATGGAAAGCTGATTGCTGCAG GTGGCTATAACAGGGAAGAGTGTCTGAGGACTGTGGAGTGCTATGATCCGAAGAAGGACTGCTGGACCTTCATTGCTCCCATGCGAACTCCAAGGGCCCGTTTTCAAATGGCAGTGCTCATG GGCCAGCTGTATGTAATGGGCGGCTCAAATGGCCACTCTGACGAGCTGAGCTGTGGAGAGACCTACAACCCCCATGCAGATGAGTGGACCCAAGTGCCAGAGCTACGGACCAACCGCTGCAACGCAG GTGTATGTGCCCTAAACAACAAGCTGTTTGTGGTGGGAGGATCAGACCCCTGTGGACAAAAGGGCCTGAAGAACTGTGACTCCTTTGACCCAGTATCTAAAACCTGGACCAACTGTGCTCCTCTTAATATCA GGAGGCACCAGGCAGCGGTGTGTGAACTGGACGGCTTTGTGTACGTCATTGGGGGTGCCGAGTCATGGAACTGCCTGAACTCTGTCGAGCGTTACAACCCTGACAACAATACCTGGACTCTGGTTGCCCCCATGAACGTGGCTCGGCGTGGGGCAGGTGTTGCAGTGCACAAGG ggaAGCTCTTTGTAGTGGGGGGGTTTGACGGTTCCCATGCCCTTTGCTGCGTGGAGTGCTACGATCCAGCCAAGAACGAATGGAAGATGTTGGGAAACATGACATCAGCGCGTAGCAACGCGGGCGTGGCCGTGCTCGGTGATGTGGTCTGTTCCATCGGCGGCTTTGACGGCAATGAATTTCTCAGCACCATGGAGGTGTATGACGCTGATGCCAATGAGTGGAGCCCATGTGTGGGGGCCTTCTCCCAGGACTGA
- the rnf2 gene encoding E3 ubiquitin-protein ligase RING2 — translation MTQTVQTNGVQPLSKTWELSLYELQRTPQEAITDGLEIAVSPRSLHSELMCPICLDMLKNTMTTKECLHRFCADCIITALRSGNKECPTCRKKLVSKRSLRPDPNFDALISKIYPSRDEYEAHQERVLARISKHNNQQALSHSIEEGLKIQAMNRLQRGKKHQIENGSGVEDNGDSSHCSNASVHSNQEAGPSIKRTKTSDDSGLDMDNATENGGGDMAMDGASEIELVFRPHPTLMEKEDAAQTRYIKTSGNATVDHLSKYLAVRLALEELRKNGEASPINVDAASEKQYTIHIPTANGQFTVLNGSFSLELVSEKYWKVNKPMELYFAPAKEHK, via the exons ATGACACAGACTGTACAGACAAACGGGGTACAGCCTCTCAGTAAGACCTGGGAGCTCAGTCTTTATGAACTCCAGAGAACCCCACAG GAGGCCATCACAGATGGTCTGGAGATAGCTGTGTCCCCCCGAAGCCTGCACAGTGAGCTCATGTGCCCCATTTGTCTGGACATGCTGAAAAACACCATGACAACCAAGGAGTGTCTGCACCGTTTCTGTGCAGACTGCATCATCACGGCTCTCAGATCCGG GAACAAGGAGTGTCCGACGTGCCGGAAGAAGCTGGTGTCAAAGCGCTCCCTCCGTCCAGACCCCAACTTCGATGCCCTGATCAGTAAGATCTACCCCAGCAGAGACGAGTATGAAGCCCACCAGGAAAGAGTGCTGGCCCGTATCAGCAAGCACAACAACCAACAGGCCCTGAGCCACAGTATTGAGGAAGGCCTGAAGATCCAGGCCATGAACAG GCTGCAGCGAGGGAAGAAACATCAGATTGAGAATGGCAGTGGTGTGGAGGACAACGGCGACAGCTCACACTGCAGCAATGCCTCAGTTCACAGCAACCAGGAGGCAGGGCCCAGTATCAAACGCACCAAGACCTCCGATGATTCAGGCCTGGACATGGACAATGCAACAGAGAACGGAGGAGGAGACATGGCTATGGATGGAGCCAGCGAGATCGAACTGGTTTTCCGCCCTCACCCCACACTCATGGAGAAAGAGGACGCTGCACAGACGAG GTACATCAAGACTTCAGGCAATGCCACAGTTGACCACCTCTCCAAATACCTGGCAGTGCGCCTGGCTTTGGAGGAGCTACGCAAGAATGGAGAGGCCAGCCCCATCAACGTAGACGCAGCCAGCGAAAAACAGTACACCATCCACATCCCCACAGCCAATGGCCAGTTCACA GTCTTGAATGGGTCCTTCTCTCTGGAGCTGGTGAGTGAGAAGTACTGGAAGGTCAACAAACCTATGGAGCTTTACTTTGCCCCCGCCAAGGAGCACAAATGA